Genomic segment of Sphingopyxis lindanitolerans:
CCGAAGAAGAAGAGCGCGAGGAGCGTCGTCATGATCAGCACCATGATCGTCGTCTGCACCGTCTCGCGGTTCGACGGCCACACGATCTTGGTGGCTTCGGTTTTCACCTGGTTGACGAATTCGCCAAACTTGGGCCTCGCCATATCGATCGTCCTGTCCTTCAAGCGTCCCGAAGCGCGCCCGGCTTTGACGACATCAAAACCGGCACTTTCAGGCCTTTGTTTTTCCGCGCTTTCCGATTCACCGGGTGAGTCCACCCGGCCGGAAAACGCTTTGGGGTTCCGGGCAGATGGGTTGCCGCCCCTCCCGCGTCAAGCGCGCTTTGGGCAAGTGTCCGCCCACCCTCCCCGGCGAGGCCGGCGAAAGGCGGAGGGAAACGGCGCAACTGTCCGAATGGAGCGGCCTTTACTTGCGCGCCGCGGCCTTGGCAAGCGATTGCGATTCAGGCGGGCGCCGACAGCTTCATCAGCACCAGCCCCGCCACGATCAGCAGCGCGGCGACGATCCGCATCGCGCTCGCAGCCTCGCCCAAGATCGCGATGCCGACCAGAAACGCCCCGACCGCGCCGATGCCGGTCCAGATCGTGTAGGCGGTGCCGAGCGGCAGCGATTTCATCGCCAGCGACAACAAGGCAAAGCTCGCGATCATCGCGGCGATGGTGACGACGGTCGGCCCCGGCCGCGTGAAACCCTCCGACTGCTTCATCGAAAAGGCCCAGACGATCTCGAACAGACCGGCGACGGCAAGATAGATCCACGGCATGACAGCCTCCTCTTGGCTGCCGGGCCGTCCCGGACCTGATACCTGCCCCGAAACCGGCGAAACCGACGCGGCAGGTGGGGACGTGGCCCCATTGTTTTCCGATCCGGCGGCGATCCGCGAACCTTCATAAATCCTTTAGATCGCCTTCAGGACAGCGCAAGCGGCGTTCGGTAGATCGGCCCTGCCTTGCATCTCTCCATGCGACCCAGGGATGTGGGTAGCCCCGTCGCGCCGCAAGCGCGGCGGGGTTTTACCCCGCCTCACGAGAGCGACGGGCGCTCGATCGCGCGGGAGTCCGGCGAGCCATCGAAACGATGGCAGGGGCAGCAGGATTCGAACCCGCGACCCTCGGTTTTGGAGACCGATGCTCTACCAGCTGAGCTATACCCCTAGGCCGGAGTGCGCCCCTAGCCCGATTGCGGCGCGCGGGCAAGGGGGATCGGTCGGCCCGGGAACGGGATGACGGGTTGCATATGGCAACTCGCCTGATATGCGCGAAGGCTCATGACCGACGCCGCGTTCCCCTCCTCCGCCGCACCGCAACATTATCTCGGCGGCATCGCGCTGCGGCTGCTCGCGATGG
This window contains:
- the secE gene encoding preprotein translocase subunit SecE yields the protein MARPKFGEFVNQVKTEATKIVWPSNRETVQTTIMVLIMTTLLALFFFGVDSVFKFIVSWLTSLAR
- a CDS encoding DMT family transporter → MPWIYLAVAGLFEIVWAFSMKQSEGFTRPGPTVVTIAAMIASFALLSLAMKSLPLGTAYTIWTGIGAVGAFLVGIAILGEAASAMRIVAALLIVAGLVLMKLSAPA